A stretch of Fundicoccus culcitae DNA encodes these proteins:
- a CDS encoding BMP family lipoprotein, which yields MKKFFGLAASALVLASAIVPVATTVSAQEDENFSVVMITDVGGVDDRSFNQSAWEGLQAFGEEQGIERGVDGYEYLQSDSDSDFIPNLNTALQANFDLIFGIGFKLEEAMAEVAAQNPDRHFAIVDSVIDAPNVASLTFLDNEAAFLAGVAAAHTTQTNHVGFIGGQEGFVIDRFEAGFVEGVKAVNPDIEITVEYAGSFGDASRGRQIAAAMYANGADIIYHASGDTGNGVFSEARDLVTNDPSLNIWVIGVDRDQVEEGQIEIDGEVRNLTLTSTLKNVGESVKLFSEKTMAGNFEAGTTIYGLADGGVGLTEGELSEEALAAVAEYTQLIIDGEIEVPEAPVE from the coding sequence ATGAAGAAATTTTTTGGTTTGGCAGCATCTGCTTTAGTCTTAGCTAGTGCTATAGTACCAGTCGCTACAACCGTTTCTGCACAAGAAGATGAAAACTTCTCTGTAGTTATGATTACTGATGTGGGTGGCGTTGATGACCGTTCATTTAACCAAAGTGCATGGGAAGGTTTACAAGCTTTTGGGGAAGAACAAGGAATAGAACGCGGCGTTGATGGATATGAATATTTACAATCTGATAGTGACTCCGACTTCATCCCTAATTTAAACACGGCTCTTCAAGCTAATTTTGATTTGATTTTTGGTATTGGCTTTAAATTAGAAGAAGCTATGGCAGAAGTTGCTGCACAAAATCCAGATCGACACTTTGCCATTGTTGACTCAGTTATTGATGCTCCTAACGTTGCGTCTTTAACGTTCTTAGACAATGAAGCAGCTTTCTTAGCTGGTGTTGCTGCTGCTCATACGACTCAAACGAATCATGTTGGATTTATCGGTGGTCAAGAAGGCTTTGTTATTGACCGTTTCGAAGCTGGATTTGTTGAAGGTGTCAAAGCTGTCAATCCTGATATTGAAATTACGGTAGAATATGCTGGTAGCTTTGGTGATGCCTCTAGAGGACGTCAAATTGCTGCTGCTATGTATGCAAATGGTGCTGATATTATTTATCATGCTTCAGGTGATACGGGTAATGGTGTGTTCTCTGAAGCTAGAGATTTAGTAACGAATGATCCTTCATTAAATATTTGGGTAATCGGTGTTGACCGTGATCAAGTCGAAGAAGGTCAAATTGAAATTGATGGTGAAGTGCGTAATTTAACTTTAACTTCAACACTTAAAAATGTTGGTGAATCTGTGAAATTATTCTCTGAAAAAACAATGGCAGGTAACTTCGAAGCGGGTACGACTATTTATGGTTTAGCTGATGGTGGAGTTGGCCTTACAGAGGGTGAATTATCAGAAGAAGCACTTGCAGCTGTTGCCGAATATACGCAATTAATTATTGATGGTGAAATTGAAGTTCCAGAAGCTCCAGTAGAATAA
- a CDS encoding acylphosphatase has protein sequence METLEIIVSGRVQGVGYRNYVQQLATKYDIHGNVKNLYSGDVKIIAQAQEDQLKQFVHAIQQPQHRYMKIDQIKSSPLTSSQIFNRFSVEY, from the coding sequence GTGGAAACCTTAGAAATAATTGTGTCTGGCAGAGTTCAAGGCGTTGGTTATCGTAATTATGTCCAACAATTGGCGACTAAATACGACATACATGGGAATGTTAAAAACCTGTATTCGGGCGATGTTAAAATTATTGCCCAAGCCCAAGAAGATCAGTTAAAACAATTTGTTCACGCCATTCAGCAACCACAACATCGTTATATGAAAATAGATCAAATTAAATCATCCCCCTTAACTTCAAGTCAAATATTTAACCGTTTTTCAGTTGAATACTAA
- a CDS encoding sensor histidine kinase, whose protein sequence is MFKKLFENQQPISLKWKWGILIFVTFTLFASLSSVIYYQRSLESQFNEIQANHQHFFEATVDYFETMDQPFQRTYFQSIISEASSGELENTQDSVISFLTFFESNDIVYRFFNEKQQLVYETQHVNINPMEYSDQIKRTEVNNQMAMVGNIKIKSATTGDDVGSFQYIVMPDVFNRITTNMQSNLYGILFGIIIVALVITFILVRIFLRPLTYLVNSLDLVEAESLSQLRVRKPRSSDEWSDLSDHINRLLDKIDNYVKNQKQFVEDVSHELRTPVAIVEGHLKMLNRWGKEDPEVLEESISASLQEIVRMKGLVQEMLDLMRADHVDVDYKDEITEVYSTIRQVFNNFVMLYPEFQFYLDIESDPDELYVKIFRNHFEQIFIILLDNAVKYSTDRKEIHVAVSTSVTAVRIAVQDFGEGMSAEDKERVFGRFYRVDKARSRDKGGNGLGLSIAQQLVKSYRGEIWADSVLHHGSIFYVEFPTLTDTRQIYKSKQIAKHKSIS, encoded by the coding sequence ATGTTTAAAAAGTTATTTGAAAATCAACAACCCATTTCCTTAAAATGGAAATGGGGTATTTTAATTTTTGTGACCTTTACCTTATTTGCTTCTTTGAGCAGTGTGATTTATTATCAACGTTCTTTAGAGAGTCAATTTAATGAAATCCAAGCAAATCATCAGCACTTTTTTGAAGCAACCGTTGATTACTTTGAAACAATGGATCAACCTTTTCAACGAACATATTTTCAATCGATTATTTCCGAAGCCTCTAGCGGAGAATTGGAAAATACGCAGGATTCAGTGATAAGTTTTTTAACTTTCTTTGAATCCAATGATATTGTTTATCGTTTTTTTAATGAAAAACAGCAATTAGTTTATGAAACGCAACATGTCAATATAAATCCGATGGAATATTCCGATCAAATAAAACGGACTGAAGTAAATAATCAAATGGCTATGGTTGGGAACATCAAAATTAAATCGGCTACGACAGGCGATGATGTTGGGTCCTTCCAATATATTGTTATGCCAGATGTTTTTAACCGTATTACGACTAACATGCAAAGCAATTTATATGGTATTTTGTTTGGCATCATCATTGTAGCTTTAGTCATTACGTTTATATTGGTACGTATTTTCTTAAGACCGTTGACTTACTTGGTCAATTCATTAGATTTAGTTGAAGCTGAAAGTTTGTCGCAATTACGTGTTAGAAAACCACGTTCATCTGACGAATGGAGTGATTTAAGTGATCATATTAATCGTTTACTCGACAAAATTGATAACTATGTAAAAAATCAAAAACAATTCGTCGAAGATGTTTCACATGAATTAAGGACACCTGTCGCCATTGTCGAAGGCCATTTAAAAATGTTAAATCGCTGGGGGAAAGAAGATCCTGAAGTGTTAGAGGAGTCTATATCTGCTTCATTGCAAGAAATTGTGCGTATGAAGGGACTCGTTCAAGAAATGCTTGATTTGATGCGGGCGGATCATGTGGATGTTGATTACAAAGATGAAATTACGGAAGTCTATTCAACCATTCGACAAGTTTTTAATAATTTTGTGATGTTATACCCAGAATTTCAGTTTTATTTAGATATTGAATCCGATCCAGACGAATTATATGTAAAAATCTTCCGCAATCATTTTGAGCAGATATTTATTATTTTATTAGATAATGCTGTGAAATATAGCACGGATCGTAAGGAAATTCATGTCGCTGTAAGTACTAGCGTTACAGCGGTTAGAATAGCTGTTCAAGATTTTGGTGAGGGGATGTCTGCCGAAGATAAGGAACGTGTGTTTGGACGTTTTTATCGGGTGGATAAAGCGCGTTCGCGTGATAAAGGCGGTAATGGTTTAGGGTTAAGTATCGCACAACAATTGGTCAAGTCTTATCGTGGAGAGATTTGGGCCGATAGTGTTTTGCATCATGGATCCATTTTTTATGTTGAATTTCCGACATTAACAGATACTAGACAAATTTATAAGAGTAAGCAAATTGCTAAACACAAGTCTATATCTTAA
- a CDS encoding ABC transporter permease encodes MNRKWINLLVPVISIIVGFLAGAIIMLIFGFDPVAGYRALYQGAVGDAYRIGETLRAATPLIFTGLGFAVAYTAGFFNIGLSGQALWGWLISVWISLLLPDASKWIVLPLAIIGGALAGALWAAIAGFLKAYFDASEVIVTIMLNYVSVYVSDYLVRNVITDRADRTPTIGDNASLRLDWLTEITNNSRLHAGFLIALVMIVVVYIFMTRTTLGFELKTVGLNRFAAQYSGMNAKRNIILAMVISGGLAGLGGVMNGLGEFGNIFLMNGVAPAIGFDGMAVALLGGNNPFGILFASILFGGLKSGGAMMPLMAQVPSEIVSIVTAIIIFFVGSSYIITYFFDRRQQHKLANTEIITQGGDD; translated from the coding sequence ATGAACAGAAAATGGATTAATTTATTGGTTCCAGTTATTTCCATCATAGTTGGTTTTCTTGCTGGTGCTATCATTATGTTAATTTTTGGTTTTGACCCAGTTGCCGGCTATCGCGCATTGTATCAAGGTGCTGTTGGGGATGCTTATCGGATTGGAGAAACACTGAGAGCAGCAACACCTCTAATTTTTACGGGATTAGGCTTTGCTGTTGCCTATACAGCTGGTTTTTTTAATATTGGTCTCTCTGGTCAAGCCTTATGGGGCTGGTTAATTTCTGTTTGGATTAGTCTTCTATTGCCGGATGCTAGCAAGTGGATTGTCTTACCCTTAGCAATTATTGGTGGGGCTTTAGCCGGTGCCTTATGGGCAGCGATTGCTGGGTTTCTAAAAGCCTATTTTGATGCCAGTGAAGTAATTGTGACTATTATGCTTAACTATGTCTCCGTATATGTTTCGGATTATTTAGTTCGGAACGTCATTACAGACCGAGCGGATAGAACACCTACAATTGGAGATAACGCTAGTTTAAGGCTGGATTGGCTAACCGAAATTACGAATAATTCACGACTGCATGCGGGCTTTTTAATCGCCTTGGTGATGATTGTGGTTGTTTATATTTTTATGACGCGAACAACCTTAGGCTTTGAATTAAAAACGGTTGGATTAAATCGGTTTGCGGCACAATACTCCGGGATGAATGCCAAAAGAAACATTATTTTAGCTATGGTAATTTCAGGAGGACTCGCTGGACTAGGCGGGGTTATGAATGGACTAGGCGAATTCGGAAATATTTTCCTGATGAACGGTGTGGCGCCTGCTATTGGATTTGATGGGATGGCGGTAGCTTTATTAGGAGGCAATAATCCATTTGGTATTTTGTTTGCTAGTATATTATTTGGTGGATTAAAGTCTGGTGGAGCTATGATGCCTTTAATGGCTCAGGTACCGTCTGAAATCGTAAGTATTGTTACTGCCATAATTATTTTCTTTGTAGGCTCTTCATATATCATTACCTATTTCTTTGATCGTCGTCAACAACATAAACTGGCAAATACAGAGATAATTACACAAGGCGGTGATGATTAA
- a CDS encoding DNA translocase FtsK has translation MSNKKTTTQSKRTKTKTGKKRQSSNYQVTYLVLGIFISFFAVIGLFNWGFLGLLVANSIRLFVGEAYVLVLVSFLYLGLLMIFSGKIFTVDIKKLFGFILVISSISTVLHFQQFHTPGEINTEVFQETFAIFRNELLTSQNRFSLGGGLLGSLLYSGFAYLFGFWGAHIFLVIIFFIGLFMMVGVTIPAFQQSVKDIWSYLMQGFRHIKQSFKKASQTIKSEKPAPSKKQASTAEQLDIFESVEEDIEPQQPKTSHSVFRRLRNTMNDLKPINTPAVDKESAYQPIKLENEKTSFEPFDESDPYASTASDSRELFLEGKTLDLDYFDEANHLNKPSVIIENKPPESQMHVDTNIEAEVIENHPVSVKKAEEVAETQTSAVDLDITALDNNSASHWQDQANEHQSLTSDALEKTLTSSDEMFDTQGKKTPPKLKTKEYQLPPKSLLNKIPPVDQSEEYARINKNIVKLEKTFESFGVNAKIVKANLGPSVTKYEVQPAIGVKVSKIVSLSDDIALALAARDVRIEAPIPGKSLIGIEVPNTQISTVSFGEIIDAALASSNLLEVPLGRDISGTVCLADLSKMPHLLIAGATGSGKSVGMNVIIVSLLMKAKPEEVKFLMIDPKKVELTMYDGIPHLLAPVVTNPRKAAQALNKIVQEMERRYELFAASGVRNIDSYNENFDQWNKEEGLALEPLPKIVVFIDELADLMMVASNDVENAIIRLAQMARAAGIHMIIATQRPSVDVITGIIKANVPSRLAFAVSSGTDSRTILDSVGAEKLLGHGDMLFQPMGKNKPIRVQGAYISDREVERITDFIKEQRDVDYDENILISEENEAEANVSDDEYYPEAVEMLYGLETISISQLQRKFRIGYNRAARLVDDLEAQGLVSEQDGSKPRQVLVGQMALDE, from the coding sequence TTGTCCAATAAAAAAACAACAACTCAATCCAAACGAACCAAAACGAAAACGGGCAAAAAGCGTCAGTCTTCCAACTATCAAGTAACATACTTAGTTTTAGGGATATTTATTAGTTTTTTTGCTGTTATTGGTTTGTTTAATTGGGGCTTTTTGGGTTTACTAGTTGCCAATTCAATCCGTTTGTTTGTTGGGGAAGCCTATGTTTTAGTTTTAGTTTCTTTTTTATATCTCGGTCTGTTAATGATTTTTTCTGGAAAAATATTTACCGTTGATATTAAAAAATTATTTGGCTTTATTTTAGTGATTTCAAGTATTTCGACTGTCTTACATTTTCAACAATTCCATACACCTGGGGAAATAAATACAGAGGTTTTTCAAGAAACCTTTGCTATTTTTCGTAATGAATTATTAACTAGTCAAAATCGTTTTAGTTTAGGGGGTGGCTTGTTAGGTTCGTTACTATATAGTGGTTTTGCGTATTTATTTGGTTTTTGGGGTGCCCATATCTTCTTAGTTATTATCTTTTTCATTGGTTTATTTATGATGGTTGGTGTTACAATTCCAGCTTTTCAACAGTCTGTGAAGGATATATGGTCGTATTTGATGCAAGGCTTCCGTCATATCAAGCAATCATTCAAAAAAGCTAGTCAAACGATCAAGTCTGAAAAACCCGCGCCAAGCAAAAAACAGGCATCGACAGCAGAACAACTAGATATTTTTGAAAGTGTCGAAGAGGACATTGAACCGCAACAACCTAAGACAAGCCATAGTGTATTTCGTCGCCTTCGAAATACCATGAATGATTTAAAGCCAATAAATACCCCTGCGGTGGACAAAGAGTCAGCCTATCAACCGATTAAGTTAGAAAATGAAAAAACATCATTTGAACCTTTTGATGAATCCGACCCTTATGCTTCAACGGCTTCTGATAGTCGAGAATTGTTTTTAGAAGGAAAAACATTAGATTTGGATTATTTTGATGAAGCGAATCATCTTAACAAGCCTTCTGTAATCATTGAAAACAAGCCGCCCGAATCTCAAATGCATGTGGATACAAACATTGAGGCGGAAGTTATTGAAAACCATCCGGTTAGTGTAAAGAAAGCAGAGGAAGTAGCGGAAACGCAAACGAGTGCCGTTGATTTGGATATAACGGCCTTGGATAATAATTCAGCCAGTCATTGGCAAGATCAAGCAAATGAACATCAATCTTTGACGAGCGATGCGCTTGAAAAGACACTCACTTCATCTGACGAAATGTTTGACACCCAAGGCAAAAAAACACCGCCTAAGTTGAAGACAAAAGAGTATCAATTACCGCCTAAATCATTATTGAATAAAATTCCCCCTGTTGATCAATCTGAAGAATATGCGCGTATTAACAAAAATATTGTTAAATTAGAAAAGACATTTGAGAGTTTTGGTGTTAATGCTAAAATCGTCAAAGCTAATTTGGGTCCTTCGGTCACTAAATACGAAGTTCAACCTGCTATTGGGGTTAAAGTAAGCAAGATTGTTTCACTCTCTGATGATATTGCGCTAGCTTTAGCGGCTAGAGATGTCCGTATTGAAGCACCCATTCCAGGCAAGTCGTTAATTGGGATTGAAGTTCCTAATACACAAATCAGCACCGTTTCATTTGGGGAAATTATTGATGCGGCTTTAGCAAGTTCCAATTTATTAGAAGTACCTCTAGGTCGTGATATTTCTGGAACGGTTTGTTTAGCTGATTTAAGCAAAATGCCCCACTTATTAATTGCAGGAGCAACAGGAAGTGGTAAGTCTGTTGGGATGAACGTCATCATCGTCTCATTGTTGATGAAAGCCAAGCCTGAAGAAGTGAAATTCCTCATGATTGACCCTAAAAAAGTTGAGTTGACCATGTATGATGGCATTCCTCATCTGTTAGCACCTGTAGTAACCAACCCTCGCAAGGCCGCTCAAGCTTTAAATAAAATTGTACAAGAAATGGAACGAAGATATGAGTTATTTGCTGCTAGCGGGGTTAGAAATATCGATAGTTATAATGAAAATTTTGATCAGTGGAATAAGGAAGAGGGCTTAGCGCTTGAACCTTTACCAAAAATTGTGGTATTTATTGATGAATTAGCCGATTTAATGATGGTGGCAAGCAATGATGTTGAAAATGCTATTATTCGGTTGGCACAAATGGCTAGGGCAGCAGGTATTCATATGATTATTGCTACCCAAAGACCCTCTGTGGATGTTATTACTGGGATAATTAAAGCGAATGTTCCATCACGCTTAGCTTTTGCCGTGTCAAGTGGTACCGACTCAAGAACCATTTTAGATAGTGTCGGGGCTGAAAAATTACTCGGTCATGGTGATATGCTATTTCAACCTATGGGCAAAAACAAACCTATTCGCGTTCAAGGCGCTTACATATCTGACCGGGAAGTCGAACGGATTACCGATTTTATCAAAGAGCAACGTGACGTCGATTATGATGAGAATATTTTGATTTCTGAAGAAAATGAAGCGGAAGCTAATGTATCGGATGATGAATATTATCCTGAAGCAGTTGAAATGCTATATGGATTAGAAACCATTAGTATTTCGCAATTACAAAGAAAATTTAGAATTGGATATAACCGGGCTGCACGCTTAGTGGATGATTTAGAAGCACAAGGACTAGTCAGTGAACAAGATGGAAGTAAGCCACGGCAAGTGCTAGTAGGTCAAATGGCATTAGATGAATAA
- the pgsA gene encoding CDP-diacylglycerol--glycerol-3-phosphate 3-phosphatidyltransferase, giving the protein MNIANKLTTIRVLLIPVFILLLVLPLDWGQVEWFNTVIPTNQVVAGFIFAFASSTDYLDGYLARKYNLVTSFGAFFDPMADKLLVMAALILLVEAQVIWGWTVFIILGRELMVTGLRVLLAQSDGQVMAAKMPGKIKTFTQMFAILFYLFNDIGFSQFNIPMADILYTICLIFTVYSGIDYFYQARFLFKDF; this is encoded by the coding sequence ATGAATATTGCTAATAAATTAACAACTATTCGCGTTTTGTTAATACCTGTATTTATTCTCTTACTTGTATTACCTTTAGATTGGGGTCAAGTAGAGTGGTTTAATACAGTCATACCAACTAATCAAGTTGTTGCTGGTTTTATTTTTGCGTTTGCTAGTAGTACGGATTATTTAGATGGCTATTTAGCTAGAAAATATAATTTAGTAACTTCATTTGGAGCCTTTTTCGATCCGATGGCTGATAAATTATTAGTGATGGCAGCCTTAATTTTACTTGTCGAAGCACAAGTAATTTGGGGATGGACAGTCTTTATTATTCTTGGAAGAGAACTTATGGTTACTGGGTTACGCGTTTTATTGGCGCAATCAGATGGGCAAGTAATGGCAGCGAAAATGCCAGGAAAAATCAAAACATTCACACAAATGTTTGCCATCCTGTTCTATTTATTTAATGATATTGGATTTAGTCAATTTAATATTCCAATGGCAGATATTTTATATACTATATGTTTAATATTTACCGTTTATTCTGGGATTGACTATTTTTACCAAGCGCGCTTCTTGTTTAAAGATTTTTAG
- the yidC gene encoding membrane protein insertase YidC: MKNKQRRIQMIGLLIFVVLIASGCVSYDEAGNPTGWVYQYLGVPASNFLDFLAGIFGGSYGVAIIIVTLITRILMLPSSLKMTKDSMISQARMKIAQPEIDEIREEIEATEDPQEKAALNNELMAVYKKYDISMFGGLSGCLPLIIQMPIISAVYAAIRSSEEILNSTFLGISLGEQSIVVTVLVVIFTFLQGWMMQKSQPQQPQGQNDTAAQTNKTMMLMNPLMIGWITYISAAGLGLYFLTGAIFGIVQQAYSNYIVRPKIQKMIDEEAEKHKNAPKRKRNKKVKKATTTDSQRLVPTKNEVRSVDSNNRNAGKQRNSGKQKRV; encoded by the coding sequence ATGAAGAACAAACAACGTAGAATCCAAATGATTGGATTATTAATCTTCGTCGTTCTAATTGCCAGTGGGTGCGTTAGTTATGATGAAGCTGGAAATCCAACCGGTTGGGTTTATCAATATTTAGGAGTTCCTGCCTCGAATTTTCTTGACTTTTTAGCAGGTATTTTTGGAGGTAGTTATGGTGTTGCCATCATCATTGTAACATTAATTACACGAATATTAATGTTGCCTTCATCTTTAAAAATGACTAAAGATTCGATGATTAGTCAAGCAAGAATGAAAATTGCGCAACCAGAAATTGATGAAATTAGAGAAGAAATTGAAGCCACAGAAGATCCACAAGAAAAAGCTGCCTTAAATAATGAGTTAATGGCCGTCTATAAGAAATACGATATTAGTATGTTTGGCGGTTTATCAGGTTGCTTGCCATTAATCATTCAAATGCCAATCATTTCAGCTGTTTATGCAGCCATACGTTCATCGGAAGAAATCTTAAATTCTACCTTCTTAGGTATATCTTTAGGTGAACAAAGTATTGTTGTAACTGTATTAGTTGTTATTTTCACCTTCTTACAAGGTTGGATGATGCAAAAATCACAACCACAACAACCCCAAGGTCAAAATGATACAGCTGCCCAAACCAATAAAACAATGATGTTAATGAACCCATTAATGATTGGTTGGATTACCTACATCTCTGCAGCTGGATTAGGTCTTTATTTCTTAACCGGAGCTATTTTCGGGATTGTGCAACAAGCTTATTCGAATTATATCGTTCGACCTAAAATTCAAAAAATGATTGATGAAGAAGCTGAGAAACATAAGAATGCACCTAAACGTAAAAGAAATAAAAAAGTTAAGAAAGCAACAACGACGGATAGTCAGCGTTTAGTACCTACCAAAAATGAAGTTCGCTCTGTTGACTCAAACAATCGCAATGCTGGTAAACAAAGAAATTCCGGCAAACAAAAACGTGTTTAA
- a CDS encoding ABC transporter ATP-binding protein: MEASTSPVIEMRQISKQFGDFYANKNINLTLKKGEIHALLGENGAGKSTLMNILSGLLQPTSGEILMNGSPVTIDSPTKANQLGIGMVHQHFMLIDDFTVLENIILGNEPVKGIVIDKNTARNRIMELSEQYGLAVKPDVKVESISVGMQQRVEILKTLYRGADILIFDEPTAVLTPQEIDDLMLTMQALAKEGKSIILITHKLAEIKKVADRCTVIRRGESIGTVDVESVSTRELADMMVGRSVSFKTEKLPAKPSNVTLVVEKLFVKDSRDVMAVEDLSFEVRNGEIVGIAGIDGNGQSELILALTGLLPIESGTIHFNDQLLNGKTTREITEMGTAHIPEDRHKYGLVLDMKLEDNMVLKQYYQAPYSKSGFLNFKEINDKALRLIEQYDVRTVSEKVPARSLSGGNQQKAIIARELDLHPNLLIAANPTRGLDVGAIEYIHKALIQQRDENKAVLLMSFELDEILNVSDRILVMHDGQIVANMLADETNEQEIGLLMAGTSFEEVLAHRKEGGEQTNEQKMD; encoded by the coding sequence ATGGAAGCTAGTACAAGCCCTGTTATTGAGATGCGTCAAATTTCAAAGCAATTTGGCGATTTTTATGCGAATAAAAATATAAATCTGACGTTAAAAAAAGGGGAAATTCATGCTTTACTAGGAGAAAATGGGGCAGGAAAATCCACTTTAATGAACATATTATCTGGATTGTTACAGCCAACTTCTGGGGAAATTTTAATGAATGGGTCACCCGTTACAATCGATTCGCCTACGAAGGCCAATCAATTAGGGATTGGAATGGTTCATCAACATTTTATGTTGATTGATGATTTTACAGTTCTTGAAAATATTATTTTGGGTAATGAACCGGTTAAAGGGATTGTTATAGATAAAAATACGGCTCGAAATAGAATAATGGAATTATCTGAGCAATATGGATTAGCGGTTAAACCAGATGTGAAGGTCGAAAGTATTAGTGTAGGCATGCAACAAAGAGTGGAAATTTTAAAAACATTGTATCGTGGAGCGGATATTTTAATTTTTGATGAGCCAACGGCTGTATTAACCCCCCAAGAAATCGATGATTTAATGTTAACCATGCAAGCCTTGGCAAAAGAAGGAAAATCAATCATCTTGATTACGCATAAGCTGGCTGAAATTAAAAAAGTAGCTGATCGTTGTACGGTCATACGCCGTGGTGAATCAATCGGCACAGTTGATGTGGAAAGCGTATCTACTAGAGAGTTAGCTGATATGATGGTAGGCCGTTCTGTTAGCTTCAAAACTGAGAAATTGCCTGCTAAACCGAGTAATGTTACTTTAGTTGTAGAAAAACTATTTGTTAAAGATAGTCGTGATGTTATGGCTGTAGAAGATTTAAGTTTTGAAGTCCGTAATGGTGAAATCGTTGGAATTGCCGGTATTGATGGAAATGGTCAATCGGAATTAATTTTGGCTTTAACAGGCTTACTTCCTATTGAGAGTGGAACAATCCACTTTAATGATCAATTACTTAATGGGAAAACAACACGTGAAATCACTGAAATGGGTACCGCCCATATACCGGAAGACCGACATAAATATGGATTAGTTTTGGATATGAAACTTGAAGACAATATGGTATTGAAACAATATTATCAAGCACCCTATTCAAAAAGTGGTTTTCTAAACTTTAAAGAAATTAATGATAAAGCCCTACGCTTGATCGAACAGTATGATGTTCGGACTGTTTCAGAAAAAGTTCCAGCTCGTTCACTTTCGGGAGGAAATCAACAAAAAGCGATCATTGCAAGGGAACTTGATTTGCATCCTAACTTGTTAATTGCTGCCAATCCAACACGAGGACTAGATGTGGGAGCGATAGAGTATATTCATAAAGCTTTAATTCAACAAAGAGATGAAAATAAAGCGGTTTTACTGATGAGTTTTGAATTAGATGAAATCTTAAATGTTTCCGATCGAATTTTAGTCATGCACGATGGACAAATTGTCGCGAATATGCTTGCTGACGAAACGAATGAACAAGAAATTGGTCTATTAATGGCAGGTACTTCATTTGAAGAAGTCTTAGCTCATCGTAAAGAAGGAGGCGAACAAACGAATGAACAGAAAATGGATTAA
- a CDS encoding ABC transporter permease, with protein MVNILSLIVSSTLVYSAPLIYTALGGMFSERSGTVNVGLEGIMVMGAFSSIVMNLLLADTLGDWTPWVAMLFGGLAGVIFSLMHAVATVNFRADHIISGTVLNLIAPSLGVFLTRILFDGAGQTPIISESYGYFTFPVLSNIPIIGEIFFKSTSLPAYVGILAAIICWFVIYKTIFGLRLRSVGEHPQAADTLGINVYKMRYAGILLSGFFGGLGGAVMAQSITNTFSITTITGQGFMAMAAMIFGKWNPIGVMLAAIFFGFAQSIAVVGSQLPLISSIPSVWLQIAPYIITIIVLVSFVGKSSGPAANGTTYVKSK; from the coding sequence ATGGTTAATATATTAAGTCTAATTGTCTCATCTACTTTAGTTTACTCTGCTCCTTTGATTTATACGGCTCTTGGGGGTATGTTTTCAGAGCGAAGTGGGACAGTTAACGTTGGTTTAGAAGGTATCATGGTCATGGGAGCTTTTAGCTCGATTGTAATGAATCTCTTGTTAGCAGATACTTTAGGTGATTGGACACCTTGGGTTGCTATGCTATTTGGCGGTTTAGCGGGTGTTATATTCTCACTGATGCATGCTGTGGCAACGGTTAACTTTAGAGCCGACCATATTATATCAGGGACGGTTTTAAACTTAATTGCACCCTCTTTAGGTGTATTCTTAACGCGTATACTCTTTGATGGGGCTGGCCAAACGCCGATTATTTCTGAGTCATATGGGTATTTTACCTTTCCTGTGTTGAGTAATATTCCTATTATTGGAGAAATCTTTTTCAAATCAACATCACTCCCAGCCTATGTTGGTATACTTGCAGCCATTATTTGTTGGTTTGTTATTTACAAGACAATATTTGGATTGCGTCTACGTTCTGTCGGTGAACATCCTCAAGCCGCTGATACCTTAGGGATTAATGTTTATAAAATGCGGTATGCCGGTATTTTATTATCTGGTTTCTTTGGTGGTTTAGGGGGGGCAGTAATGGCACAGTCTATTACAAATACCTTTTCAATTACAACCATTACGGGACAAGGGTTTATGGCCATGGCAGCGATGATATTTGGAAAATGGAATCCAATTGGCGTTATGTTAGCCGCTATCTTCTTTGGTTTTGCACAAAGTATCGCAGTGGTTGGTTCTCAATTACCGCTTATTAGTTCCATCCCTTCTGTTTGGTTGCAAATTGCGCCATACATTATTACGATAATCGTATTAGTCAGTTTTGTTGGAAAATCAAGTGGACCAGCAGCCAATGGAACTACCTATGTTAAAAGTAAATAA